Proteins encoded in a region of the Acidimicrobiales bacterium genome:
- a CDS encoding Rieske 2Fe-2S domain-containing protein — MAIDERGLVEGFVGPVLSDGTPVASLIDVERREASLRLFADPEVYRAEQQWLFGRCWNIVAHESEVPEPGDFVARRIGDDPVVVTRGREGEINVLLNVCTHRGMQVCRSEAGSAENFRCPYHGWVFGVEGNLLGAPFEREMYGTDLDKPGLGLRRARVELYAGIVFANWDESAPGLDEFLGGYTWYLDTIYKRTNGGLECVGAPQRSVIRANWKAPSEQFCGADGYHVATLHKTLVERVVGPDAPPAVLQEAIRATMFGIDIGSRLGHGLRAISRNGVRSRGARMGEAPPPDLTPLEALTADPPQGLPVELVPELFENLDDGQIHALLTYPPNPGGMFPNVGFLHTNLRVHIPTGVDTFEMLNWVLVEKDASPEHKETVRKEMLLGFGTSGTVEQDDAESWPAIQKSASGYQGARQKMRYQAFVGHNPPEGWEGGEEVYDGFSKDDSAWNWWLRYRDYMTGAPLQLDRD; from the coding sequence GTGGCGATCGATGAGCGTGGGTTGGTCGAGGGATTCGTGGGTCCGGTGCTGTCGGACGGGACACCGGTGGCGTCGCTGATCGACGTGGAGCGTCGTGAGGCGTCGCTGCGGCTGTTCGCCGATCCGGAGGTGTACCGGGCGGAGCAGCAGTGGCTGTTCGGCCGGTGTTGGAACATCGTCGCCCACGAGTCCGAGGTGCCCGAGCCGGGCGACTTCGTGGCGCGTCGGATCGGCGACGACCCGGTGGTCGTCACGCGGGGCCGTGAGGGCGAGATCAACGTGCTGCTGAACGTGTGCACGCACCGGGGGATGCAGGTGTGCCGTTCGGAGGCGGGGTCGGCCGAGAACTTCCGGTGCCCGTACCACGGGTGGGTGTTCGGCGTGGAAGGGAACCTGCTGGGAGCACCGTTCGAGCGCGAGATGTACGGCACCGACCTGGACAAGCCGGGCCTGGGACTGCGCCGGGCGCGCGTCGAGCTCTACGCGGGGATCGTCTTCGCCAACTGGGACGAGTCGGCGCCGGGGCTCGACGAGTTCCTGGGCGGCTACACGTGGTACCTGGACACGATCTACAAGCGCACGAACGGCGGGCTGGAGTGCGTGGGCGCGCCGCAGCGGTCGGTCATCCGGGCGAACTGGAAGGCCCCGTCCGAGCAGTTCTGCGGTGCGGACGGCTACCACGTCGCCACGCTCCACAAGACGCTCGTCGAGCGGGTCGTCGGCCCCGACGCTCCGCCTGCCGTCCTCCAGGAGGCCATCCGCGCCACGATGTTCGGGATCGACATCGGCTCGCGCCTCGGGCATGGCCTCCGCGCCATCTCCCGCAACGGCGTGCGGTCCCGGGGCGCCCGGATGGGGGAGGCACCCCCGCCCGATCTCACGCCCCTGGAGGCGCTCACCGCGGACCCGCCGCAGGGACTGCCGGTCGAGCTGGTACCGGAGCTCTTCGAGAACCTGGACGACGGGCAGATCCACGCCCTGCTCACCTATCCGCCCAACCCTGGCGGCATGTTCCCGAACGTGGGGTTCCTGCACACCAACCTCAGGGTCCACATCCCCACCGGCGTCGACACCTTCGAGATGCTCAACTGGGTCCTGGTCGAGAAGGACGCCTCCCCGGAGCACAAGGAGACCGTCCGCAAGGAGATGCTGCTGGGCTTCGGCACCTCCGGCACCGTGGAGCAGGACGACGCCGAGTCGTGGCCGGCCATCCAGAAGTCGGCCTCCGGCTACCAGGGCGCCCGCCAGAAGATGCGCTACCAGGCCTTCGTCGGTCACAACCCGCCGGAAGGCTGGGAGGGCGGCGAGGAGGTCTACGACGGCTTCTCGAAGGACGACAGCGCCTGGAACTGGTGGCTCCGCTACCGCGACTACATGACCGGCGCGCCGCTCCAGCTCGACCGGGATTGA